One Clavibacter zhangzhiyongii genomic region harbors:
- a CDS encoding AfsR/SARP family transcriptional regulator gives MIRVDVLGGFRVSGLGADPSLTRPGGSDPDGATLSDGTRRLIAALAIRSRPADRGTLAAQLWPESLDGRAASSLRSAIARLGDGGREIVAPTPSGLVLHTAVAVDLRAAQAIAARLLAPRHPDADTDDAEDADLTPAAVGLFSADLLPDWFDAWLEPAAEEWRHLRVNALEAQSDALRARGRLHEAASAARRAIDVDPLRETSQRCLISVHVAAGNQSDALRAYAAYRARLDREVGLEPTAMLSDLMAGLRPRAGSAHRG, from the coding sequence GTGATCCGCGTCGACGTGCTCGGCGGCTTCCGCGTCTCCGGCCTCGGGGCCGATCCGTCGCTCACGCGCCCCGGCGGCTCCGATCCCGACGGCGCCACCCTGTCCGACGGCACGCGCCGCCTCATCGCGGCCCTCGCCATCCGCTCGCGCCCTGCCGACCGCGGCACCCTGGCGGCCCAGCTCTGGCCCGAGTCGCTCGACGGCCGGGCCGCGTCCAGCCTCCGGTCCGCCATCGCGCGCCTGGGCGACGGCGGCCGCGAGATCGTCGCCCCGACCCCGTCCGGGCTCGTGCTGCACACCGCGGTCGCCGTCGACCTCCGCGCGGCGCAGGCGATCGCCGCCCGGCTGCTCGCGCCACGGCACCCGGACGCGGACACGGACGACGCGGAGGATGCGGACCTGACTCCGGCCGCCGTCGGCCTGTTCAGCGCCGACCTGCTGCCCGACTGGTTCGACGCCTGGCTCGAGCCGGCCGCCGAGGAGTGGCGCCACCTGCGGGTCAACGCCCTCGAGGCGCAGTCCGACGCGCTCCGGGCACGGGGCCGGCTGCACGAGGCCGCGTCGGCCGCGCGCCGGGCCATCGACGTGGATCCGCTCCGCGAGACCTCGCAGCGCTGCCTCATCTCCGTCCACGTCGCCGCCGGCAACCAGTCCGACGCCCTGCGCGCCTATGCCGCCTACCGCGCCCGCCTCGACCGCGAGGTGGGCCTGGAGCCGACGGCGATGCTGTCCGACCTCATGGCCGGCCTCCGCCCCCGCGCGGGATCCGCCCACCGCGGCTGA
- a CDS encoding prolyl oligopeptidase family serine peptidase, which translates to MTADARDTPTPDDPFLWLEEIHGDRALAWVRAENERTLARSSEASRARLTGELLEVLESDERIPYVTRHGDHLYDLWRDADHVQGLWRRTTLDEYEAPAPEWEVLLDLDALGAAEGIPWQFARAQLLSPTRDRALVSLSPDGGDAVAVRELDLGTGRFVKDGFAVPVAKTMVSWIDRDTVFVGTDFGPGSLTESSYARTARRWSRGEALADAPEVHAVAPTDMLVHVTHDPTPGFERDVVREVPDFFTSRTLLLTDDGTVRIDVPEDVDVDLHREWLVLRPRTDTEIGGVVHAGGSLLAARLDDFLAGSRELAVLFAPTSSRSLEDWAWTAGHLVVTLLADVASRIRVLTPPTAHGSAGWHVEDVRVGTPLASVSVVATDRDTDEYWLAVTGFLTPPTLLRGVVGEGAPRPVKDQPASFDAEGLEVAQHFAVSDDGTRVPYFQVGPRDLPLDGSAPTLLSGYGGFENSRLPSYSGIVGRGWLARGGVYVLANIRGGGEYGPAWHRAALRQDRHRAYEDFAAVARDLVARGVTVPARLGCEGRSNGGLLVGNMLTTYPELFGAVVCGVPLLDMRRYTRLSAGASWIAEYGDPDVPADWEFIRTFSPYHNVREGVSYPPTLVYAATSDDRVGPVQARKMVALLHETGVEDAWYFENTAGGHGGSADNPATARLQSLVHAFLWERLGAGR; encoded by the coding sequence ATGACCGCCGACGCTCGCGACACCCCGACCCCCGACGACCCGTTCCTCTGGCTGGAGGAGATCCACGGCGACCGGGCGCTCGCCTGGGTCCGCGCGGAGAACGAGCGGACGCTCGCCCGGTCGTCGGAGGCGTCGCGCGCGCGGCTCACGGGCGAGCTGCTCGAGGTGCTCGAGTCGGACGAGCGGATCCCGTACGTCACCCGGCACGGCGATCACCTGTACGACCTGTGGCGCGACGCCGACCACGTGCAGGGCCTCTGGCGCCGCACGACGCTCGACGAGTACGAGGCGCCCGCGCCGGAGTGGGAGGTGCTGCTCGACCTCGACGCGCTGGGCGCGGCCGAGGGGATCCCGTGGCAGTTCGCGCGCGCGCAGCTGCTGTCGCCGACGCGCGACCGGGCGCTCGTGTCGCTCTCGCCCGACGGCGGTGACGCGGTGGCCGTCCGCGAGCTGGACCTCGGCACCGGCCGGTTCGTGAAGGACGGCTTCGCGGTGCCCGTGGCGAAGACGATGGTGTCGTGGATCGACCGCGACACGGTCTTCGTGGGCACCGACTTCGGGCCGGGCAGCCTCACCGAGAGCTCCTACGCCCGCACGGCCCGGCGCTGGAGCCGCGGCGAGGCCCTCGCGGACGCGCCCGAGGTGCACGCGGTCGCCCCGACCGACATGCTCGTCCACGTCACGCACGACCCGACGCCCGGCTTCGAGCGCGACGTCGTGCGGGAGGTTCCGGACTTCTTCACCTCACGGACGCTGCTCCTGACCGACGACGGGACGGTGCGGATCGACGTGCCCGAGGACGTCGACGTCGACCTGCACCGCGAGTGGCTCGTGCTGCGGCCGCGCACCGACACGGAGATCGGCGGGGTCGTGCACGCGGGCGGCTCGCTGCTGGCGGCGCGCCTCGACGACTTCCTCGCGGGATCCCGCGAGCTGGCGGTGCTGTTCGCCCCGACCTCGTCGCGGAGCCTCGAGGACTGGGCCTGGACGGCGGGGCACCTGGTCGTGACGCTGCTGGCGGACGTGGCGAGCCGGATCCGCGTGCTCACCCCGCCGACCGCGCACGGCTCGGCCGGCTGGCACGTGGAGGACGTGCGCGTGGGGACGCCGCTCGCGTCCGTCTCCGTGGTCGCGACCGACCGCGACACCGACGAGTACTGGCTCGCGGTGACGGGGTTCCTCACCCCGCCGACGCTGCTGCGCGGGGTGGTCGGCGAGGGCGCGCCCCGACCCGTCAAGGACCAGCCCGCGTCGTTCGACGCCGAGGGCCTCGAGGTCGCCCAGCACTTCGCCGTCTCGGACGACGGGACGCGCGTGCCCTACTTCCAGGTGGGGCCGCGCGACCTGCCGCTCGACGGATCCGCGCCCACGCTGCTCTCCGGCTACGGCGGCTTCGAGAACAGCCGCCTGCCCTCCTACAGCGGCATCGTGGGGCGCGGCTGGCTCGCGCGCGGCGGCGTGTACGTGCTCGCCAACATCCGCGGCGGCGGCGAGTACGGGCCGGCGTGGCACCGGGCCGCGCTCCGGCAGGACCGGCACCGCGCCTACGAGGACTTCGCCGCCGTCGCGCGCGACCTCGTGGCCCGCGGCGTCACCGTGCCCGCGCGGCTCGGCTGCGAGGGCCGCAGCAACGGCGGGCTGCTCGTCGGCAACATGCTCACGACGTACCCGGAGCTGTTCGGCGCCGTGGTCTGCGGGGTGCCGCTGCTCGACATGCGGCGGTACACCCGGCTGTCGGCGGGGGCGTCGTGGATCGCGGAGTACGGCGACCCGGACGTGCCGGCCGACTGGGAGTTCATCCGCACCTTCTCGCCGTACCACAACGTCCGGGAGGGGGTCTCCTACCCGCCGACGCTCGTCTACGCGGCCACGAGCGACGACCGGGTCGGGCCGGTGCAGGCGCGGAAGATGGTCGCGCTGCTGCACGAGACCGGCGTCGAGGACGCCTGGTACTTCGAGAACACGGCGGGCGGGCACGGCGGATCCGCGGACAACCCGGCGACGGCGCGGCTGCAGTCGCTCGTCCACGCGTTCCTGTGGGAGCGGCTGGGCGCCGGTCGGTAG
- a CDS encoding HNH endonuclease, whose product MRTLVLNAGFEPLAVVSFKRALVLVLSGKATMLAQDEGNPIRGNGGAWGRPSVILLTRYVRIPHARRVPVSRRGVLRRDGGRCAYCARNATTIDHVLPRSRGGKDTWENLVACCLSCNNRKSDRTPEEMGWTLRTSPRAPQGSGWVVSGMERPAPGWDEFLAPAA is encoded by the coding sequence GTGCGCACACTGGTACTCAACGCGGGCTTCGAGCCGCTCGCCGTCGTGTCGTTCAAGCGGGCCCTGGTGCTCGTGCTGAGCGGCAAGGCCACCATGCTCGCCCAGGACGAGGGGAACCCCATCCGGGGGAACGGCGGGGCCTGGGGGCGTCCGTCGGTCATCCTGCTCACCCGGTACGTGCGGATCCCGCACGCCCGGCGCGTGCCCGTCTCGCGCCGCGGGGTCCTCCGGCGCGACGGCGGCCGGTGCGCGTACTGCGCGCGGAACGCCACCACCATCGACCACGTGCTCCCGCGCTCGCGCGGCGGGAAGGACACGTGGGAGAACCTCGTCGCGTGCTGCCTCTCGTGCAACAACCGCAAGAGCGACCGCACGCCGGAGGAGATGGGCTGGACGCTGCGCACGTCGCCGCGCGCGCCGCAGGGGAGCGGCTGGGTCGTCAGCGGCATGGAGCGCCCGGCCCCCGGCTGGGACGAGTTCCTGGCGCCCGCGGCCTGA
- a CDS encoding C40 family peptidase, which produces MDRLPTRRELRAAENAKAVRPRRDSASRTLATPAPRMTPAPAAGRSRRTKAANAVVMTFVTGVIGVMALPAYASTASLGHPTANVAGTSLQDYTAANAQVVNADDATSAPVEEGFTATSVAELNAQKAAAAQAALAEQRRTQLASTATSYTGASATQIAQNPIYQGSSSSAGGVASVARQYLGVPYVFGGETPAGFDCSGLVKYVFAQFGLNLPHSVRAQHNAGTVVSREDARPGDIVVWNDFSHDGIYTGNGIFIDAPKPGDHVKERPIWSTNVHFVRLLG; this is translated from the coding sequence ATGGATCGCCTCCCCACTCGTCGCGAGCTCCGCGCCGCCGAGAACGCGAAGGCCGTCCGCCCCCGTCGCGACTCCGCGTCCCGCACGCTCGCGACCCCCGCTCCCCGCATGACCCCGGCGCCCGCCGCCGGGCGCTCGCGTCGCACCAAGGCCGCCAACGCGGTCGTCATGACCTTCGTCACGGGCGTCATCGGCGTCATGGCGCTCCCCGCCTACGCGTCCACCGCGTCGCTCGGGCACCCGACCGCGAACGTCGCCGGCACGTCCCTCCAGGACTACACCGCCGCCAACGCGCAGGTGGTCAACGCCGACGACGCGACCTCCGCGCCGGTCGAGGAGGGCTTCACGGCCACCTCCGTCGCCGAGCTGAACGCGCAGAAGGCCGCCGCCGCGCAGGCGGCGCTCGCCGAGCAGCGTCGCACGCAGCTCGCGTCGACCGCGACCAGCTACACGGGCGCCTCCGCCACGCAGATCGCCCAGAACCCGATCTACCAGGGGTCGTCCTCCAGCGCCGGCGGCGTCGCCTCGGTCGCGCGCCAGTACCTCGGCGTCCCCTACGTCTTCGGCGGCGAGACCCCCGCCGGCTTCGACTGCTCGGGCCTCGTGAAGTACGTCTTCGCCCAGTTCGGCCTCAACCTGCCGCACTCGGTCCGCGCGCAGCACAACGCCGGCACCGTCGTCTCCCGCGAGGACGCCCGCCCCGGTGACATCGTGGTGTGGAACGACTTCAGCCACGACGGCATCTACACCGGCAACGGCATCTTCATCGACGCGCCGAAGCCCGGCGATCACGTCAAGGAGCGCCCGATCTGGAGCACCAACGTGCACTTCGTCCGCCTCCTCGGCTGA
- a CDS encoding metal-dependent transcriptional regulator, with amino-acid sequence MTDLVDTTEMYLRTILDLEEEAIVPLRARISERLGHSGPTVSQTVARMERDGLVIVSGDRHLELTPEGRSKAVHVMRKHRLAERLLSDVIGLEWEFVHDEACRWEHVMSEQVERKILDLLGHPTESPYGNPIPGLDELGDSPAVAFMAGMVSVVEASLGTTEDAPARGVIRRLGEPVQFDPELLSQLKQAGVLPGATGSFSRDGAYVLVRVDGAGAGLELPLEVAGHIFIER; translated from the coding sequence ATGACTGATCTCGTGGACACGACGGAGATGTACCTCCGCACCATCCTCGACCTCGAGGAGGAGGCCATCGTCCCCCTGAGGGCGCGCATCTCCGAGCGCCTCGGGCACTCGGGCCCCACCGTCTCGCAGACCGTCGCCCGCATGGAGCGCGACGGGCTCGTGATCGTGAGCGGCGACCGCCACCTCGAGCTCACCCCCGAGGGGCGCAGCAAGGCCGTCCACGTGATGCGCAAGCACCGCCTCGCCGAGCGGCTCCTCAGCGACGTCATCGGCCTCGAGTGGGAGTTCGTCCACGACGAGGCCTGCCGCTGGGAGCACGTGATGAGCGAGCAGGTGGAGCGCAAGATCCTCGACCTCCTGGGACACCCCACCGAGTCGCCGTACGGCAACCCCATCCCGGGGCTCGACGAGCTGGGCGACTCGCCCGCCGTCGCGTTCATGGCCGGCATGGTGAGCGTCGTCGAGGCGTCGCTCGGCACCACGGAGGACGCGCCGGCCCGCGGCGTGATCCGCCGGCTCGGCGAGCCGGTGCAGTTCGACCCGGAGCTCCTCTCGCAGCTCAAGCAGGCCGGCGTGCTGCCGGGTGCCACCGGCTCCTTCTCCCGCGACGGCGCCTACGTGCTCGTGCGCGTGGACGGCGCGGGGGCGGGGCTGGAGCTCCCGCTAGAGGTCGCGGGCCACATCTTCATCGAGCGCTGA
- the serC gene encoding phosphoserine transaminase, whose product MPTTTIPTELLPLDGRFGCGPSKVRQAQLDHLALAGAQILGTSHRQAPVKEMVGRVRAGLSRLFRLPDGYEVVLGNGGSTAFWDAAAFSLIERRSQNLVFGEFGGKFAKAAAAPFLEAPDVISAAPGSRASANPVEGVDVYAWPHNETSTGVMAPVTRVHGDDGALTVVDATSAAGGVDFDAAQADVYYFAPQKNLASDGGVWLALFSPAALERVERIAASGRWIPEFLSLKNAVDNSRLDQTLNTPALATLLMLEDQLDWIERAGGLAWADARTRESSSVLYDWAERVDYARPFVTDPAHRSQVVVTMDFDDAVDASAVARTLRANGIVDTEPYRKLGRNQLRVATFTAIEPDDVRALVRCIEFVVEQGAG is encoded by the coding sequence ATGCCGACCACGACGATCCCCACCGAGCTCCTGCCCCTCGACGGACGATTCGGCTGCGGCCCGTCCAAGGTGCGGCAGGCGCAGCTCGACCACCTCGCGCTCGCGGGCGCGCAGATCCTGGGCACGTCCCACCGCCAGGCGCCCGTCAAGGAGATGGTCGGCCGCGTGCGCGCCGGGCTCTCCCGCCTCTTCCGGCTGCCCGACGGCTACGAGGTCGTGCTGGGCAACGGCGGGTCCACCGCGTTCTGGGACGCCGCCGCCTTCTCCCTCATCGAGCGCCGCAGCCAGAACCTCGTCTTCGGCGAGTTCGGCGGGAAGTTCGCCAAGGCCGCCGCGGCGCCCTTCCTCGAGGCGCCCGACGTCATCAGCGCCGCGCCCGGCAGCCGCGCGTCGGCGAACCCGGTCGAGGGCGTGGACGTCTACGCCTGGCCGCACAACGAGACCTCGACGGGCGTCATGGCGCCGGTCACCCGCGTGCACGGCGACGACGGCGCGCTCACGGTCGTCGACGCCACGAGCGCGGCCGGCGGCGTGGACTTCGACGCCGCCCAGGCCGACGTCTACTACTTCGCACCGCAGAAGAACCTCGCGAGCGACGGCGGCGTCTGGCTCGCGCTGTTCTCCCCCGCCGCCCTCGAGCGCGTCGAGCGCATCGCGGCGTCGGGCCGGTGGATCCCCGAGTTCCTCAGCCTCAAGAACGCGGTCGACAACTCGCGGCTCGACCAGACGCTCAACACGCCGGCCCTCGCCACGCTCCTCATGCTCGAGGACCAGCTCGACTGGATCGAGCGCGCCGGCGGCCTCGCCTGGGCCGACGCCCGGACGCGCGAGTCGTCGTCGGTCCTCTACGACTGGGCGGAGCGCGTCGACTACGCGCGGCCGTTCGTCACGGATCCGGCGCACCGCTCGCAGGTCGTCGTGACGATGGACTTCGACGACGCCGTGGACGCATCCGCCGTCGCGAGGACCCTCCGCGCGAACGGGATCGTCGACACCGAGCCCTACCGGAAGCTCGGGCGCAACCAGCTGCGGGTCGCCACCTTCACGGCCATCGAGCCGGACGACGTGCGGGCGCTCGTGCGCTGCATCGAGTTCGTGGTGGAGCAGGGCGCGGGCTGA
- a CDS encoding DUF3027 domain-containing protein → MPDRLDDDTTPEDATGAAPAEPTAVDPMATTAPDEDAAATGAPVDGEATAGEEPAPVPAEPDAELLAAVDLARAALLEITPADTVGEPAGSTVEGDRVLSLLFHNTMAGYPGWYWTVTLARVEEAAPTVLEAALLPGDGALLSPEWLPWSDRLAGIEADEEAERVASESDDDDDDDESDDEDDDTAEDAEDADDVLDGVDFEGVPAAHGDDDDDDDDDDDDDDDDDDTSFDGADR, encoded by the coding sequence ATGCCTGATCGCCTGGACGACGACACGACGCCCGAGGACGCGACGGGAGCCGCCCCGGCGGAGCCGACGGCCGTCGACCCGATGGCGACCACGGCCCCCGACGAGGATGCGGCCGCCACCGGCGCTCCCGTCGACGGCGAGGCGACCGCCGGCGAGGAGCCGGCACCCGTCCCCGCCGAGCCGGATGCCGAGCTGCTCGCGGCCGTGGACCTCGCCCGCGCGGCGCTGCTCGAGATCACCCCGGCCGACACGGTCGGCGAGCCGGCCGGATCCACCGTCGAGGGGGACCGGGTGCTCTCCCTGCTCTTCCACAACACGATGGCCGGCTACCCGGGCTGGTACTGGACCGTGACGCTCGCCCGCGTCGAGGAGGCCGCGCCGACCGTGCTCGAGGCCGCGCTCCTCCCGGGCGACGGCGCGCTGCTCTCGCCGGAGTGGCTGCCGTGGTCGGACCGGCTGGCCGGGATCGAGGCCGACGAGGAGGCGGAGCGCGTCGCATCGGAGTCGGACGATGATGACGACGACGACGAGTCGGACGACGAGGACGACGACACCGCGGAGGACGCGGAGGACGCCGACGACGTCCTCGACGGCGTCGACTTCGAGGGCGTGCCAGCCGCGCACGGCGACGATGACGACGACGACGACGACGACGACGATGACGACGACGATGACGACGACACGAGCTTCGACGGCGCCGATCGCTGA
- a CDS encoding cold-shock protein, translated as MPTGKVKFYDEDKGFGFISSDDGQEVFLHASALPSGVAGVKAGTRLEFGIADGKRGAQALSARILDAPPSLVRMSRKPADDMAVIVEDLVKVLDGIGTNLKRGRYPDDAHSRKIAALLRRVAEELDA; from the coding sequence ATGCCCACCGGCAAGGTGAAGTTCTACGACGAGGACAAGGGGTTCGGGTTCATCAGCTCGGACGACGGCCAGGAGGTCTTCCTGCACGCGTCGGCCCTGCCCTCGGGCGTCGCCGGCGTGAAGGCCGGCACCCGGCTCGAGTTCGGCATCGCCGACGGCAAGCGCGGCGCCCAGGCGCTCTCGGCGCGGATCCTCGACGCCCCGCCCTCGCTCGTCCGCATGTCCCGCAAGCCCGCCGACGACATGGCCGTCATCGTCGAGGACCTCGTGAAGGTGCTCGACGGGATCGGCACCAACCTCAAGCGCGGCCGGTACCCGGACGACGCCCACAGCCGGAAGATCGCGGCGCTCCTGCGCCGGGTCGCGGAGGAGCTCGATGCCTGA
- a CDS encoding helicase-associated domain-containing protein encodes MTDALELASRLRALDDDALVGLVRDRGVDAGRVVDLFDLADALLAPEAVARALEQLDRAALAVVAVAAAEGATARRIPLASVRDVIARRSGEDPTDPRELADAAERAAATLLADVDDDGVTTHPEVAAALASWPDEGRPGTDELARLAPPASLAAVPDVDADEVDRRAGESAFRSVVAVAALVDELTRSPARELSRGGMSLPDARRLASALGADLDDVPVVLSIADRAGLVVHAGRSWHPADAAGAWSGRPTADRWEALAGSWLAALAPATQAILGERAGTSWGAGLVESVLWRFPGGSAWIGERITVFTRDAGLLGITTGDVPSSAGRALLTAGPAAAAAALAPHLPAEVDRVYLQHDLTVVSPGPLDPAVESRLLEVADVEGRGLAASYRISAESVTRALASGATAEGIRAFLAEVSLTGVPQPLDYLLAETAGRFGRLRVRPASPDDADAGSAPEARTAVVSDDAALLATLLVDRDLAPLRLARAADGILTSAAPPEAVERALAAARLAPVREDAEGRRVAPAPRAAGASGPSADPEPDAADALVARIRAASGPDDGAAWTSRQLEVAIRAKAVLRVRVRMPDGREVDHVLEPASVAGGRLRARDRVADVERTLPLSSIVSLSPGPTAG; translated from the coding sequence ATGACCGACGCCCTCGAGCTCGCGTCCCGCCTGCGCGCGCTGGACGACGACGCCCTGGTCGGCCTGGTGCGCGATCGCGGCGTGGACGCCGGGCGCGTCGTCGACCTCTTCGACCTCGCGGACGCGCTGCTCGCCCCGGAGGCCGTCGCGCGCGCCCTCGAGCAGCTCGACCGCGCGGCCCTCGCCGTCGTCGCGGTGGCCGCGGCGGAGGGCGCCACGGCCCGCCGGATACCGCTCGCCTCGGTCCGGGACGTGATCGCCCGACGCTCGGGCGAGGACCCGACCGACCCGCGCGAGCTCGCGGATGCGGCGGAGCGCGCGGCGGCGACGCTCCTCGCCGACGTCGACGACGACGGCGTCACCACGCACCCGGAGGTCGCCGCGGCCCTCGCCTCCTGGCCCGACGAGGGACGCCCGGGCACCGACGAGCTCGCCCGGCTGGCCCCGCCCGCGTCGCTCGCCGCGGTGCCGGACGTGGACGCGGACGAGGTCGACCGCCGGGCCGGCGAGAGCGCCTTCCGCTCCGTGGTCGCCGTCGCCGCGCTGGTCGACGAGCTGACCCGGAGCCCCGCCCGCGAGCTCAGCCGCGGCGGCATGTCCCTGCCCGACGCCCGCCGCCTCGCCTCCGCGCTGGGCGCCGACCTCGACGACGTCCCCGTCGTCCTCTCCATCGCCGACCGCGCGGGTCTGGTCGTCCACGCGGGCCGCTCGTGGCATCCGGCCGACGCCGCGGGCGCCTGGTCCGGGCGCCCGACGGCCGACCGGTGGGAGGCACTGGCCGGATCGTGGCTCGCGGCCCTGGCGCCCGCGACCCAGGCGATCCTCGGCGAGCGCGCCGGCACCTCGTGGGGCGCGGGCCTCGTCGAGAGCGTCCTCTGGCGCTTCCCCGGCGGATCCGCGTGGATCGGCGAGCGCATCACCGTCTTCACGCGGGACGCAGGCCTCCTCGGGATCACGACGGGCGACGTCCCGAGCTCCGCGGGCCGCGCGCTCCTCACCGCGGGCCCGGCCGCGGCGGCCGCCGCCCTCGCCCCGCACCTGCCCGCCGAGGTCGACCGGGTCTACCTGCAGCACGACCTGACCGTCGTCTCGCCGGGCCCCCTCGATCCCGCGGTCGAGTCGCGCCTCCTCGAGGTGGCCGACGTCGAGGGGCGCGGCCTCGCGGCCAGCTACCGGATCTCCGCCGAGTCCGTGACGCGGGCGCTCGCGTCCGGCGCCACGGCCGAGGGGATCCGCGCCTTCCTCGCCGAGGTGTCGCTCACCGGCGTCCCGCAGCCGCTCGACTACCTGCTCGCGGAGACGGCGGGCCGCTTCGGCCGGCTCCGCGTGCGCCCCGCCTCGCCCGACGACGCGGACGCCGGGTCCGCGCCCGAGGCCCGGACGGCCGTGGTGTCGGACGACGCCGCGCTGCTCGCGACCCTCCTCGTGGACCGCGACCTCGCTCCCCTGCGGCTCGCGCGCGCCGCGGACGGGATCCTCACCAGCGCCGCCCCGCCCGAGGCCGTCGAGCGCGCGCTCGCCGCCGCCCGGCTCGCGCCCGTCCGGGAGGACGCCGAGGGCCGCCGCGTCGCCCCCGCTCCCCGGGCCGCCGGCGCGTCCGGGCCGTCGGCCGATCCCGAGCCCGACGCGGCGGACGCGCTGGTGGCGCGCATCCGCGCCGCGAGCGGCCCCGACGACGGCGCCGCGTGGACCAGCCGGCAGCTCGAGGTCGCGATCCGCGCCAAGGCCGTCCTCCGCGTCCGCGTCCGCATGCCCGACGGCCGCGAGGTCGACCACGTGCTCGAGCCCGCGAGCGTCGCCGGCGGCCGCCTGCGCGCCCGCGACCGCGTCGCCGACGTGGAGCGCACGCTCCCGCTGTCGAGCATCGTCTCCCTCTCCCCCGGGCCGACCGCCGGATGA
- a CDS encoding DNA repair helicase XPB, translating to MSDGPLIVQSDRTVLLEVAHADAEDARHDLAVFAELERAPEHIHTYRITRLGLWNARAAGHTAEDMLATLERYSRFPVPQSVTVDVTDTVGRYGRLVIGRDAEGELQVSSTESAVLSEVASSRRIAPLLTERVDATTYRVQAWARGQLKQELVKIGWPAEDLAGYTPGTPHDMALVQDGWSLRGYQEDAVDHFLDGGSGVVVLPCGAGKTLVGAAAMARAKTTTLILVTNTVSARQWRTELLKRTTLTEDEIGEYSGQSREVKPVTIATYQILTAKRKGEYAHLALLDALDWGLVVYDEVHLLPAPVFKLTADLQARRRLGLTATLVREDGREGDVFSLIGPKRFDAPWKEIEAQGFISPAECFEVRIDLPDDERLVYAAAADDERYRLAATAPAKLDVTRALVERHRGESILVIGQYLEQIDELAEALGAPKLTGQTPVAERERLYQAFRDGTERVLVVSKVANFSVDLPDATVAIQVSGSFGSRQEEAQRLGRLLRPEASGMSASFYTLVSRDTVDQDFAQNRQRFLAEQGYAYTILDAAGIAAG from the coding sequence ATGTCCGACGGCCCCCTCATCGTCCAGAGCGACCGCACCGTCCTCCTCGAGGTGGCCCACGCGGACGCCGAGGACGCCCGCCACGACCTCGCGGTCTTCGCGGAGCTGGAGCGCGCGCCGGAGCACATCCACACCTACCGGATCACCCGGCTGGGCCTCTGGAACGCCCGCGCAGCCGGCCACACGGCCGAGGACATGCTCGCCACGCTCGAGCGCTACTCCCGCTTCCCCGTGCCGCAGTCGGTGACCGTCGACGTCACGGACACCGTCGGACGCTACGGCCGGCTCGTCATCGGCCGAGATGCCGAGGGCGAGCTGCAGGTCTCGAGCACCGAGTCCGCCGTCCTCTCCGAGGTCGCGAGCTCGCGCCGCATCGCGCCGCTGCTCACGGAGCGCGTCGACGCCACGACCTACCGGGTGCAGGCGTGGGCGCGCGGCCAGCTCAAGCAGGAGCTCGTGAAGATCGGCTGGCCGGCGGAGGACCTCGCCGGGTACACGCCGGGCACGCCCCACGACATGGCGCTCGTGCAGGACGGCTGGTCGCTCCGCGGCTACCAGGAGGACGCGGTCGACCACTTCCTCGACGGTGGATCCGGCGTGGTCGTGCTCCCCTGCGGCGCAGGCAAGACGCTCGTGGGCGCTGCGGCGATGGCCAGGGCCAAGACGACGACGCTGATCCTCGTCACCAACACGGTCTCGGCCCGGCAGTGGCGCACCGAGCTGCTGAAGCGCACGACGCTCACCGAGGACGAGATCGGCGAGTACTCGGGCCAGTCGCGCGAGGTGAAGCCCGTCACCATCGCGACCTACCAGATCCTCACCGCCAAGAGGAAGGGCGAGTACGCCCACCTCGCGCTCCTCGACGCGCTCGACTGGGGCCTCGTGGTCTACGACGAGGTCCACCTGCTCCCCGCGCCGGTGTTCAAGCTCACCGCCGACCTCCAGGCGCGCCGCCGCCTCGGCCTCACCGCGACGCTGGTCCGGGAGGACGGCCGCGAGGGCGACGTGTTCAGCCTCATCGGCCCCAAGCGGTTCGACGCGCCGTGGAAGGAGATCGAGGCCCAGGGCTTCATCTCCCCCGCCGAGTGCTTCGAGGTGCGCATCGACCTCCCCGACGACGAGCGCCTCGTCTACGCCGCCGCGGCCGACGACGAGCGCTACCGGCTCGCCGCCACCGCGCCCGCCAAGCTCGACGTGACGCGCGCGCTGGTGGAGCGGCACCGCGGCGAGAGCATCCTCGTGATCGGCCAGTACCTCGAGCAGATCGACGAGCTCGCCGAGGCGCTCGGCGCGCCGAAGCTCACGGGCCAGACGCCCGTCGCCGAGCGCGAGCGCCTCTACCAGGCGTTCCGCGACGGCACCGAGCGCGTGCTCGTCGTGAGCAAGGTCGCCAACTTCTCGGTCGACCTCCCGGACGCCACGGTCGCGATCCAGGTGTCCGGCTCGTTCGGGTCGCGCCAGGAGGAGGCCCAGCGGCTCGGCCGCCTGCTCCGCCCCGAGGCGTCCGGCATGTCCGCGAGCTTCTACACGCTCGTCTCCCGCGACACCGTCGACCAGGACTTCGCGCAGAACCGCCAGCGCTTCCTCGCCGAGCAGGGCTACGCCTACACGATCCTCGACGCCGCGGGGATCGCCGCGGGCTAG